A stretch of the Archangium violaceum genome encodes the following:
- the truD gene encoding tRNA pseudouridine(13) synthase TruD produces MRIKQKPEDFSVKESYRFDEVASGRHRVYLMDKQKLSTFDAADRIREAFGLKPGSISYCGLKDKQGRTEQLIAVDGADVDMQDPDLRLKYLGRTDKPLSAANITSNRFAVTVRMLTEASIGPLNQAAAEINRLGVVNYFDSQRFGSLKHGQGFIAKDLIRGDFEAALRNYLAQPSELDRTEDAKVKAFWRENWGRWDARVPFEGTRKYHRILKSLREHPGDYLRAFLQIDASYRAMLLFTYQSYLWNEGVRRYLQLLLPRENLFPMKYQAGTLLFHRDADPEVLHPLRESTFPLLAPDSHFEDPKVKQAVDWVLGREKLSLSDLRVEEAPRMLYFKHEERPTIVVPHKLVIGRVQNDDLNRGFLKVNIAFTLPPGAYATLVIKRLFHFAYQEESPQQIRDSWRTPVEDRDGATADTAYAPRGPRRAPAPTPPLPDARPAARAARRSPAAGAAPTPGRRPQSREAVDTRPSQPSPSFRERQRQKKAAKEKARSEQAAKRPESRKKK; encoded by the coding sequence GTGCGAATCAAGCAGAAACCCGAGGATTTCTCCGTCAAGGAGTCCTACCGCTTCGACGAGGTGGCGAGCGGTCGCCACCGCGTCTACCTGATGGACAAGCAGAAGCTGTCCACCTTTGACGCGGCGGACCGCATCCGCGAGGCGTTCGGTCTCAAGCCGGGCTCCATCTCGTATTGCGGATTGAAGGACAAGCAGGGCCGTACCGAGCAGCTCATCGCGGTGGACGGCGCGGACGTGGATATGCAGGACCCCGACCTGCGCCTGAAGTACCTGGGGCGCACGGACAAGCCCCTGTCGGCCGCCAACATCACCTCCAACCGCTTCGCCGTCACCGTGCGCATGCTGACGGAGGCGTCGATCGGCCCCCTCAACCAGGCCGCCGCGGAGATCAACCGGCTGGGCGTGGTGAACTACTTCGACAGCCAGCGCTTCGGCTCGCTCAAGCACGGCCAGGGCTTCATCGCCAAGGATCTCATCCGCGGCGACTTCGAGGCCGCGCTGCGCAACTACCTGGCCCAACCCTCGGAGCTGGACCGGACCGAGGACGCCAAGGTGAAGGCCTTCTGGCGCGAGAACTGGGGCCGGTGGGACGCGCGCGTGCCCTTCGAGGGCACCCGGAAGTACCACCGCATCCTCAAATCCCTGCGCGAGCACCCCGGCGACTACCTGCGCGCCTTCCTGCAGATCGACGCGTCCTACCGCGCGATGCTGCTCTTCACCTACCAGAGCTACCTGTGGAACGAGGGCGTGCGGCGCTACCTCCAGCTGCTGCTGCCGCGCGAGAACCTCTTCCCCATGAAGTACCAGGCGGGCACCCTGCTCTTCCACCGCGACGCGGACCCCGAGGTGCTCCACCCCCTGCGCGAGTCCACCTTCCCCCTGCTCGCCCCGGACAGCCACTTCGAGGATCCGAAGGTGAAGCAGGCCGTGGACTGGGTGCTCGGCCGGGAGAAGCTGTCCCTGTCGGACCTCCGCGTCGAGGAGGCCCCGCGGATGCTCTACTTCAAGCACGAGGAGCGTCCCACGATCGTCGTCCCCCACAAGCTCGTCATCGGCCGCGTCCAGAACGACGACCTGAACCGGGGCTTCCTCAAGGTCAACATCGCCTTCACCCTGCCCCCGGGTGCCTACGCCACGCTCGTCATCAAGCGGCTCTTCCACTTCGCCTACCAGGAGGAGAGCCCCCAGCAGATCCGCGACTCCTGGCGGACCCCCGTGGAGGACCGGGACGGAGCGACCGCGGACACGGCCTATGCCCCCCGAGGTCCCCGGAGGGCCCCCGCGCCCACGCCTCCCCTCCCTGATGCCCGGCCAGCCGCCAGGGCCGCCCGCCGCTCCCCGGCCGCAGGTGCCGCCCCCACCCCGGGCAGGCGTCCCCAGAGCCGCGAGGCGGTCGACACCCGCCCCTCCCAGCCCTCGCCCAGCTTCCGCGAGCGCCAGCGCCAGAAAAAGGCCGCCAAGGAAAAGGCGCGCAGCGAGCAGGCGGCCAAGCGCCCGGAATCACGGAAGAAGAAGTGA
- a CDS encoding RNA polymerase sigma factor, which translates to MLTADDAAAPPWKADVVAARRGDPSAFESLVRSVQRPVYGLALRLLGNEAEASEIAQEAFLRAYQNLHKYDESRPFDLWVMAITRNLCLDLLRRRTKVKTEELEPMKEFLPSGEASLEEGAIARQERQSLEAALATLSADDREVLALYYVQKRTTKEIAQVLGCAPGTIMARLFRAREKLRKKMSPEEPT; encoded by the coding sequence ATGCTGACGGCCGATGACGCCGCCGCCCCCCCCTGGAAGGCCGATGTGGTGGCCGCCCGGCGGGGGGATCCCTCGGCCTTCGAGTCGCTCGTCCGCAGTGTGCAGCGCCCGGTGTATGGCCTGGCGCTGCGCCTGCTCGGCAACGAAGCCGAGGCTTCCGAGATCGCCCAGGAGGCCTTCCTGCGCGCCTACCAGAACCTGCACAAGTACGACGAGTCGCGCCCCTTCGATCTCTGGGTGATGGCCATCACCCGCAACCTGTGCCTGGACCTGCTGCGCCGGCGCACCAAGGTGAAGACGGAGGAGCTCGAGCCGATGAAGGAGTTCCTCCCCAGCGGCGAGGCCTCGCTCGAGGAGGGCGCCATCGCCCGCCAGGAGCGCCAGTCCCTGGAGGCGGCGCTCGCCACCTTGTCCGCCGACGACCGGGAGGTGCTCGCGCTCTACTACGTGCAGAAGCGCACCACGAAGGAGATCGCCCAGGTCCTGGGCTGCGCGCCCGGCACCATCATGGCGCGCCTGTTCCGCGCCCGGGAGAAGCTCCGCAAGAAGATGAGCCCGGAGGAACCCACATGA
- a CDS encoding polymer-forming cytoskeletal protein, which produces MKISKRLLLPTLLLASPLALAQTPAPTPNAEARAQDTINVQFRGSLRDAIQKIAEEGGLNVVVTGDLDSPAEVRLKNVSAEQALRTVARAYSLKIDQDSGIYTLRPMTADEKAQGSAASMPPAPPLPSAPAVVPVPPVPPDVADEVARSALDEDEVKERVREKMKQVRRSSRGSRDVVARGRSLEVKEGETVDSAVVYGGNLVVRGNVDDDAVVFGGNLEVTGHVEGDVHAFGGNVVLGPGATVEGDVSSFGGQVIKQDGARVEGSTESFGGANIGRMVAGEIKENIKQSRRNASSDEDHDEEREERGGNSFAGFLLTFAMLFGMGFLGQLFFPARMKELGAEVRAQPVKNGVVGLLGALALIPTLLVLTVTIIGIPLVLALLVVVPLVTAMGFAAVASEIGTRLPVPSRRKTQATVLALGLLILLVVGHIPVLGGIVLTLATLVALGAVIRTRFGHRPRGMPEPIISDHMPA; this is translated from the coding sequence ATGAAGATCTCCAAGCGCCTGTTGCTCCCCACCCTCCTGCTCGCATCGCCCCTCGCTCTCGCGCAGACGCCGGCCCCCACTCCCAACGCCGAGGCCCGCGCCCAGGACACCATCAACGTCCAGTTCCGCGGCTCCCTGCGGGACGCGATCCAGAAGATCGCCGAGGAGGGCGGCCTCAACGTGGTCGTCACCGGCGACCTGGACTCCCCCGCCGAGGTCCGCCTGAAGAACGTCAGCGCCGAGCAGGCCCTGCGCACGGTGGCCCGCGCCTACTCGCTGAAAATCGATCAGGACAGCGGCATCTACACCCTGCGCCCGATGACGGCCGACGAGAAGGCCCAGGGCAGCGCGGCATCGATGCCGCCCGCCCCGCCGCTCCCGAGCGCGCCCGCGGTCGTGCCCGTGCCGCCGGTACCACCGGACGTGGCCGACGAGGTGGCCCGGAGCGCGCTGGACGAGGACGAGGTGAAGGAGCGCGTGCGCGAGAAGATGAAGCAGGTGCGGCGCTCCAGCCGGGGCTCGCGCGACGTGGTGGCCCGCGGCCGCTCGCTGGAGGTGAAGGAGGGCGAGACGGTGGACAGCGCGGTCGTCTACGGCGGCAACCTGGTGGTGAGGGGCAACGTGGACGACGACGCGGTCGTCTTCGGCGGCAACCTGGAGGTCACCGGCCACGTGGAGGGTGACGTGCACGCCTTCGGTGGCAACGTGGTGCTCGGCCCGGGCGCCACGGTGGAAGGCGACGTATCGTCCTTTGGTGGCCAGGTCATCAAGCAGGACGGAGCCAGGGTGGAGGGCAGCACCGAGTCCTTCGGCGGCGCCAACATCGGCCGGATGGTGGCCGGTGAGATCAAGGAGAACATCAAGCAGTCCCGGCGGAATGCCTCCTCGGACGAGGACCACGATGAGGAGCGCGAGGAGCGGGGCGGCAACAGCTTCGCGGGCTTCCTGCTGACGTTCGCCATGCTCTTCGGCATGGGCTTCCTGGGACAGCTCTTCTTCCCGGCGCGGATGAAGGAACTGGGCGCGGAAGTCCGGGCGCAGCCGGTGAAGAACGGCGTGGTGGGACTGCTGGGGGCGCTGGCGCTGATTCCCACCCTGCTGGTGCTGACGGTGACGATCATCGGCATCCCGCTGGTGCTCGCCCTCCTCGTCGTGGTGCCCCTGGTGACGGCCATGGGCTTCGCGGCGGTGGCGAGTGAGATCGGCACCCGGCTGCCGGTACCGAGCAGGCGCAAGACGCAGGCGACGGTGCTGGCCCTGGGGCTGTTGATCCTCCTGGTGGTGGGCCACATCCCGGTGCTGGGGGGCATCGTGCTGACGCTGGCGACGCTGGTGGCCCTGGGCGCGGTCATCCGCACCCGCTTCGGCCACCGCCCACGGGGCATGCCGGAGCCCATCATCTCCGACCACATGCCGGCCTGA
- a CDS encoding DUF1330 domain-containing protein — translation MAVDPRGSDLKSYLQEDPGGPVVMLNLLRFKEGGRKSYAEYGRAIQPFLEKVGGEVVYAGDGSTALVAEPGQAWDAVLLVRYPSRAAFSQMVADPGYQAITHLRTDALQEAVLQATTPWPGRRG, via the coding sequence ATGGCCGTCGATCCACGTGGTTCGGACCTCAAGAGCTACCTCCAGGAGGATCCGGGAGGCCCGGTCGTCATGTTGAACCTGCTGCGCTTCAAGGAGGGCGGCAGGAAGTCCTATGCGGAGTACGGACGCGCCATCCAGCCGTTCCTCGAGAAGGTGGGCGGAGAGGTGGTGTACGCGGGGGATGGCTCGACCGCGTTGGTGGCCGAGCCCGGGCAGGCCTGGGACGCGGTGTTGCTGGTGCGCTACCCGAGCCGTGCCGCCTTCAGCCAGATGGTGGCCGATCCGGGCTACCAGGCCATCACCCACCTGCGCACCGACGCGCTGCAGGAGGCGGTGCTGCAGGCCACGACGCCGTGGCCGGGCCGCCGCGGTTGA
- a CDS encoding SDR family NAD(P)-dependent oxidoreductase — MRPPIDSGTILITGASSGIGRELARQLARRARTLVLVARREERLEALRDELLERNPTLGVLVERCDLAHPDDVDSLLDSLSRHLVRVDVLVNNAGLGDYSLYEQESWSRIHQMVQVNVTAPLLLTHRLLRHMVERKRGGILNISSGGARTFVPGLAVYAATKHFLDGFTESLRLELLGTGVVVTQVAPGPVDTEFSEAAGTRERVGGAPAWMRISAAQCAREAIEGFDRSEPLVHPGFIYRWMMRLSSLLPRGVLRAAGLHAAKQLRYGTSLLEPAHPDTRQHVLLAGGPE, encoded by the coding sequence ATGCGTCCACCCATCGATTCCGGCACCATCCTCATCACGGGGGCTTCCTCGGGGATTGGCCGGGAGCTCGCACGCCAGCTTGCCCGGCGGGCCCGGACGCTGGTGCTGGTGGCACGCCGGGAAGAGCGTCTGGAGGCCCTGCGCGACGAGCTACTCGAGCGCAACCCGACCCTGGGGGTGCTGGTGGAGCGGTGCGATCTGGCCCACCCGGACGATGTGGATTCGCTGCTGGACTCGTTGTCCCGGCACCTCGTCCGGGTGGACGTGCTGGTGAACAACGCGGGCCTGGGGGACTACAGCCTCTATGAGCAGGAGAGCTGGTCGCGCATCCACCAGATGGTGCAGGTGAACGTGACGGCGCCGTTGCTGCTCACCCACCGGTTGCTGCGACACATGGTGGAGCGCAAGCGCGGTGGCATTCTCAACATCAGCTCCGGAGGGGCGCGGACGTTCGTCCCGGGGCTGGCCGTCTACGCCGCCACCAAGCACTTCCTGGATGGCTTCACGGAATCGTTACGGTTGGAGCTGCTCGGGACGGGGGTGGTGGTGACACAGGTGGCGCCCGGGCCGGTGGACACCGAATTCAGCGAGGCGGCGGGCACGCGGGAGCGCGTCGGCGGAGCTCCGGCGTGGATGCGCATCAGCGCGGCCCAGTGCGCCCGCGAGGCCATCGAGGGCTTCGATCGCTCCGAGCCCCTCGTGCACCCGGGTTTCATCTACCGGTGGATGATGCGGCTGTCGTCGCTCCTGCCGCGCGGGGTGCTGAGGGCCGCGGGTCTGCATGCCGCGAAACAGCTCCGCTACGGCACCTCGCTGCTGGAGCCCGCGCACCCGGACACCAGACAACACGTGCTGCTGGCGGGTGGACCCGAGTAA
- a CDS encoding trypsin-like serine peptidase: MNLKIVRAFLVVGLTGCGASELPMDVPDAELGSNESNVIVGSVNWTAATSLSSTSTERARSKAVGYLSIPAVGSRCTAWLVADDKVITNNHCIGSSADAVGARVSFNYEDGVSSTSRIWYDCSTFVRTWTAEDMTVIQCKPLNGYLPGQVYGKLTVASGNAANNSAMYIVHQNCDYNATPGCVPTKKYSPGKVLNTNATSNELSYNADTLGGSSGSPVLGGAGTTYAHQVIGLHHVGVGSNYSSSAYNRGVEASAIKARLSSIGL, encoded by the coding sequence ATGAACCTGAAGATTGTTCGTGCGTTTCTGGTGGTCGGTCTGACGGGCTGCGGTGCCTCCGAGCTGCCGATGGACGTTCCGGACGCGGAGCTGGGCTCCAACGAGTCCAACGTGATCGTCGGTTCAGTGAACTGGACCGCCGCCACCTCGCTGAGCTCCACCAGCACCGAGCGGGCCCGGTCCAAGGCGGTGGGCTACCTGTCGATCCCCGCCGTGGGCAGCCGCTGCACCGCGTGGCTCGTGGCCGATGACAAGGTCATCACCAACAACCACTGCATCGGCAGCAGCGCGGACGCGGTGGGCGCCAGGGTGTCCTTCAACTATGAGGACGGCGTCTCCTCCACCAGCCGCATCTGGTACGACTGCTCCACGTTCGTGCGGACCTGGACGGCCGAGGACATGACGGTCATCCAGTGCAAGCCGCTCAACGGCTATCTCCCCGGCCAGGTGTACGGGAAGCTCACCGTGGCCAGCGGCAACGCCGCGAACAACTCCGCGATGTACATCGTCCACCAGAACTGCGACTACAACGCGACCCCGGGCTGCGTGCCGACGAAGAAGTACTCGCCCGGCAAGGTGCTCAACACCAACGCGACCAGCAACGAGCTGTCGTACAACGCGGACACGCTGGGCGGCTCGTCGGGCTCGCCGGTGCTGGGCGGCGCGGGCACCACGTACGCGCACCAGGTGATCGGCCTGCACCACGTGGGCGTCGGCTCCAACTACAGCTCCAGCGCCTACAACCGGGGCGTCGAGGCCTCCGCCATCAAGGCGCGCCTGTCGAGCATCGGCCTGTAA
- a CDS encoding universal stress protein gives MPMPTRILVPVDLMEGSRAIIDYAVQLAKPFNASIEVLHTWEPPQYVAPDLLVAAPGWNPQSLEKTALGAARKELETLIGSFKGAGPLTQRLEVGEPASAILRVAETDGFDLIVMGTHGRRGLPRLLLGSVAQKVIARASCPVLTLHVTEEK, from the coding sequence ATGCCCATGCCTACTCGCATCCTCGTGCCCGTGGACCTGATGGAAGGGTCCCGAGCCATCATCGATTACGCGGTCCAGCTCGCCAAGCCGTTCAACGCGTCCATCGAGGTGCTCCACACCTGGGAGCCGCCCCAGTACGTGGCGCCGGATCTCCTGGTGGCCGCGCCGGGATGGAATCCCCAGTCGCTGGAGAAGACGGCGCTCGGTGCGGCGCGCAAGGAGCTGGAGACGCTCATCGGCTCGTTCAAGGGCGCCGGTCCCCTCACCCAGCGGCTGGAGGTGGGTGAGCCGGCCTCGGCCATCCTCCGTGTCGCCGAGACGGACGGGTTCGATCTGATCGTCATGGGCACCCATGGCCGCCGGGGCCTGCCCAGGCTGCTGCTGGGCAGCGTGGCCCAGAAGGTCATCGCCCGGGCGAGCTGCCCCGTCCTCACCCTGCACGTCACCGAGGAGAAGTAA
- a CDS encoding threonine aldolase family protein — protein MNPKRGFASDNNAGIHPTLLEAIARANVGHSQAYGNDAWTERAVAKFREHLGSHVDVHFVFNGTGANVLGLSSLLRPYHAILCAETAHINVDECGAPEKLTGGSKLVDIPTPDGKLTPALVEPRIRGLGDQHHVQPRVISISQSTELGTVYTPEEIRALADLAHRHGMYLHMDGARISNAAAALGVPLRAITTDCGVDILSFGGTKIGMMVGEAVVVFDPKLAPDFKFLRKQGMQLASKMRFVAAQFEALLTDELWLKIARHANAMAALLAREVSSIPKVRLTRPTQANGVFAALPAELIPRLQEHAFFYVWDEPTSEVRWMTSFDTTEEDVRGFAHRLRELVGG, from the coding sequence ATGAATCCGAAGCGAGGCTTTGCCAGCGACAACAACGCGGGAATCCACCCCACCCTGCTCGAGGCCATCGCCCGGGCCAACGTGGGCCACTCCCAGGCCTACGGAAACGACGCGTGGACCGAGCGCGCGGTGGCGAAGTTCCGCGAGCACCTGGGCTCCCACGTGGACGTGCACTTCGTCTTCAACGGCACCGGCGCCAACGTGCTGGGCCTGAGCTCACTCCTGCGGCCCTACCACGCCATCCTCTGCGCCGAGACCGCCCACATCAACGTGGACGAGTGCGGCGCGCCGGAGAAGCTCACCGGCGGCAGCAAGCTCGTGGACATCCCCACCCCGGACGGCAAGCTGACCCCGGCGCTGGTGGAGCCGCGCATCCGCGGCCTGGGGGATCAGCACCACGTCCAGCCCCGCGTCATCTCCATCTCCCAGTCCACCGAGCTGGGCACCGTCTACACCCCCGAGGAGATCCGCGCGCTCGCGGACCTGGCGCACCGCCACGGCATGTACCTGCACATGGACGGCGCCCGCATCTCCAACGCCGCCGCCGCGCTCGGCGTCCCGCTGCGCGCCATCACCACCGACTGCGGCGTGGACATCCTCTCGTTCGGCGGCACCAAGATTGGAATGATGGTGGGCGAGGCCGTCGTCGTCTTCGATCCGAAGCTGGCGCCCGACTTCAAGTTCCTGCGCAAGCAGGGCATGCAGCTCGCCTCGAAGATGCGCTTCGTGGCCGCCCAGTTCGAGGCGCTCCTCACCGATGAGCTCTGGCTGAAGATCGCCCGCCACGCCAACGCCATGGCGGCGCTGCTGGCCCGGGAGGTCTCCTCCATCCCCAAGGTGCGCCTCACCCGGCCCACCCAGGCCAACGGCGTCTTCGCGGCCCTGCCAGCCGAGCTCATCCCCCGGCTGCAGGAGCACGCGTTCTTCTACGTCTGGGACGAGCCCACCTCGGAGGTACGTTGGATGACATCCTTCGACACCACCGAGGAGGACGTGCGCGGCTTCGCCCACCGGCTGCGCGAGCTGGTGGGCGGCTGA
- a CDS encoding SAM-dependent methyltransferase has translation MDAVTSFRLNPKDPSISARYGAGKVPMATLIEDYIHQRLDIEGDFLAFIRERQKVVDYKPVAEHFKFLFTRFLPEVVIHSQEQDVRIAREHYDRGNDFFGWFLGPRMIYTSGFFTSPNQTLEEAQDQKMKLVAEKLQLKKGERYLDIGCGWGTLVATVAKDYGVDSTGVTIAQKGAAYATEQIARMGVSDRARILTVDYRDIPRGPYDKISCLEMAEHVGVKNFQGFMRQVHDMLTDDGLFYLQIAGLRAKQGLLGYHLEDLVWGLFMNKYIFPGADASMPLSFVVSNLESAGFEIHSVENVGIHYSLTISRWYDNWMANRAEVVKTYGEWWFRLWQMFLGWSVEIAAQGSSTCFQIVANKNLDKFNRMRWVGAKNLGERDL, from the coding sequence ATGGACGCTGTCACGTCGTTCCGTCTGAACCCGAAGGACCCTTCCATCAGCGCCCGCTACGGCGCCGGCAAGGTTCCCATGGCGACCCTCATCGAGGATTACATCCACCAGCGGCTCGACATCGAAGGTGACTTCCTCGCGTTCATTCGCGAGCGGCAGAAGGTCGTCGACTACAAGCCGGTGGCCGAGCACTTCAAGTTCCTGTTCACCCGCTTCCTGCCCGAGGTGGTGATCCACTCGCAGGAGCAGGATGTCCGCATCGCGCGCGAGCACTACGATCGCGGCAACGACTTCTTCGGCTGGTTCCTCGGGCCGAGGATGATCTACACCTCGGGCTTCTTCACCTCGCCCAACCAGACGCTCGAGGAGGCGCAGGACCAGAAGATGAAGCTGGTCGCCGAGAAGCTGCAGCTCAAGAAGGGCGAGCGCTACCTGGACATCGGCTGTGGCTGGGGAACGCTCGTGGCGACCGTCGCGAAGGACTACGGCGTCGATTCGACGGGCGTCACCATCGCGCAGAAGGGCGCCGCGTACGCCACGGAGCAGATCGCGCGCATGGGCGTGAGCGACCGCGCTCGCATCCTCACCGTGGACTACCGCGACATTCCCCGGGGCCCGTACGACAAGATCTCCTGCCTGGAGATGGCCGAGCACGTGGGCGTGAAGAACTTCCAGGGCTTCATGCGGCAGGTCCACGACATGCTCACGGATGACGGCCTCTTCTACCTGCAGATCGCCGGGTTGCGCGCCAAGCAGGGCCTGCTGGGCTACCACCTGGAGGATCTGGTGTGGGGCCTGTTCATGAACAAGTACATCTTCCCGGGCGCGGATGCCTCCATGCCGCTCTCGTTCGTGGTGAGCAACCTGGAGAGCGCCGGGTTCGAGATCCACAGCGTGGAGAACGTGGGCATCCACTACTCGCTGACCATCTCGCGCTGGTACGACAACTGGATGGCCAACCGCGCCGAGGTGGTGAAGACCTACGGCGAGTGGTGGTTCCGGCTGTGGCAGATGTTCCTCGGCTGGTCCGTGGAGATCGCCGCCCAGGGCTCGTCGACCTGCTTCCAGATCGTCGCCAACAAGAACCTCGACAAGTTCAACCGCATGCGGTGGGTCGGGGCGAAGAACCTCGGCGAGCGCGACCTCTAG
- a CDS encoding polymer-forming cytoskeletal protein — protein sequence MSKSLLSAALAILSLLAAVPTTARAEDDATKADKAERPTCTISVKKGDLVAQGKDLIVEGKDAVRDAVAIDGDVVVRAGTSVNDVVSLRGKVTVESGARVAGDVSAIGGDVHIQKGATIAGDVSAIGGRIRADEGASIAGDKNELSLNINGEDLFRNLVGHIITGKGTTHCQVRLSEN from the coding sequence ATGTCCAAGTCCCTGCTGTCCGCCGCGCTCGCCATTCTCAGTCTGCTCGCCGCCGTGCCCACCACCGCCCGCGCGGAGGACGACGCCACGAAGGCGGACAAGGCCGAGCGGCCCACGTGCACCATCAGCGTCAAGAAGGGAGACCTGGTCGCCCAGGGCAAGGACCTGATCGTCGAGGGCAAGGACGCGGTCCGGGACGCGGTGGCCATCGACGGGGACGTGGTGGTCCGCGCGGGCACCTCGGTCAATGACGTGGTGTCCCTGCGCGGCAAGGTGACGGTCGAGTCCGGCGCCCGGGTGGCGGGAGACGTGAGCGCCATCGGCGGGGACGTCCACATCCAGAAGGGAGCCACCATCGCGGGAGACGTGAGCGCCATCGGGGGCCGGATCCGGGCCGACGAGGGAGCCTCCATCGCCGGCGACAAGAACGAGCTCTCCCTCAACATCAATGGGGAGGACCTGTTCCGGAATCTGGTGGGTCACATCATCACTGGCAAGGGCACCACCCACTGCCAGGTGAGGCTCAGCGAGAACTGA
- a CDS encoding lysophospholipid acyltransferase family protein: MNALLSMYAWLETGVVALTGFCIQVPLVVTWPFDKRKVVTGRAFRLIGVTAAKLNPFWKFGVHGKPVRPAGRTVVVSNHESNADPFLISFLPWEMKWLGKASLFKIPVVGWSMWLAGDIPVRRGEKDSAQEAMAACARWLDKGMPVMIFPEGTRSKTDELLPFKDGAFRLAIETGADVLPVAVSGTRRALPKHSWRFATARALVTVGTPISTQGMTLADVERLKTMAREQILALRASLMPHTSAAGTAPSEQEQEREVSSR; encoded by the coding sequence ATGAACGCACTGCTCTCCATGTACGCGTGGTTGGAAACCGGTGTGGTGGCCCTGACGGGCTTCTGCATCCAGGTTCCCCTGGTCGTCACCTGGCCCTTCGACAAGCGCAAGGTGGTGACGGGGCGCGCCTTCCGGCTCATCGGCGTCACCGCGGCGAAGCTCAACCCCTTCTGGAAGTTCGGCGTGCACGGCAAGCCGGTGCGCCCCGCGGGACGCACGGTGGTGGTGAGCAACCACGAATCCAACGCGGACCCGTTCCTCATCTCCTTCCTCCCCTGGGAGATGAAGTGGCTGGGCAAGGCCTCGCTCTTCAAGATTCCCGTGGTGGGCTGGAGCATGTGGCTGGCCGGGGACATCCCCGTGCGCCGGGGCGAGAAGGACTCCGCCCAGGAGGCCATGGCCGCCTGCGCCCGCTGGCTCGACAAGGGCATGCCGGTGATGATCTTCCCCGAGGGCACGCGCTCGAAGACGGACGAGCTGCTGCCTTTCAAGGATGGTGCCTTCCGCCTGGCCATCGAGACGGGGGCGGACGTGCTGCCCGTGGCGGTGAGCGGGACGCGCCGGGCGCTGCCCAAGCACTCGTGGCGCTTCGCCACGGCGCGCGCGCTGGTGACGGTGGGCACGCCCATCTCCACCCAGGGCATGACGCTCGCGGACGTGGAGCGGCTCAAGACGATGGCCCGGGAGCAGATCCTCGCGCTCCGGGCCTCGCTGATGCCGCACACGAGCGCCGCCGGCACGGCCCCCTCCGAGCAGGAGCAGGAGCGCGAAGTCAGTTCTCGCTGA
- a CDS encoding exodeoxyribonuclease III, with the protein MRIVSWNVNGLRSAHKKGFLDWLAAEKADVVGVQEVRAREEQLPEEVRAPEGWRATHFVSAVRPGYSGVGLFARKAPDDVETALGVKDMDDEGRLQVARFGRLTVVNCYFPNGNGKERDNSRVPFKLDFYRRLFDRLEKGLRDGERLLVMGDFNTAHQEIDLARPRDNRETSGFLAEEREEFDRWIRAGWVDTFRHFEKGTGHYSWWSQRFGVRERNVGWRLDYVLASPGAMPYVKRAAIHPHILGSDHCPVSVDLDPRVRR; encoded by the coding sequence GTGCGGATCGTCTCCTGGAACGTGAACGGACTGAGGTCGGCCCACAAGAAGGGCTTCCTGGACTGGCTGGCGGCCGAGAAGGCCGACGTGGTGGGCGTGCAGGAGGTGCGGGCCCGCGAGGAGCAGCTCCCGGAAGAGGTGCGTGCGCCCGAGGGCTGGCGCGCCACCCACTTCGTGTCCGCGGTGCGCCCCGGCTACAGCGGGGTGGGCCTCTTCGCGCGCAAGGCCCCGGACGACGTGGAGACGGCGCTGGGCGTGAAGGACATGGACGACGAGGGCCGGTTGCAGGTGGCCCGCTTCGGGCGCCTCACGGTGGTCAACTGCTACTTCCCCAACGGCAATGGCAAGGAGCGGGACAACAGCCGCGTGCCCTTCAAGCTGGACTTCTACCGTCGCCTTTTCGACAGACTGGAGAAGGGCCTGCGCGACGGTGAGCGCCTCCTGGTGATGGGGGACTTCAACACCGCCCACCAGGAGATCGACCTGGCACGGCCCAGGGACAACCGGGAGACGAGCGGCTTCCTCGCCGAGGAGCGCGAGGAGTTCGACCGGTGGATCCGCGCCGGCTGGGTGGACACCTTCCGCCACTTCGAGAAGGGGACGGGGCACTACAGCTGGTGGAGCCAGCGCTTCGGGGTGCGCGAGCGCAACGTGGGCTGGCGGCTCGACTACGTGCTGGCCTCGCCCGGGGCCATGCCCTACGTGAAACGCGCGGCCATCCACCCGCACATTCTCGGCTCGGATCACTGTCCGGTGAGCGTGGATCTGGACCCCAGGGTCCGCCGCTGA